Proteins encoded within one genomic window of Salmo salar unplaced genomic scaffold, Ssal_v3.1, whole genome shotgun sequence:
- the LOC106569656 gene encoding fibronectin isoform X2, translating into MLICSQCAETNHKGHDTILHEIKKAGRQSCDGNQHAMLSSDDVLPAPDQLTVDSMDNTSAAVSWRQPPGLDQTQNHYQISYHCPGTEPHITTTSSHSITLSDLKPGTEYSVTVCTVLENGKQSQLALTTFTTVLPAPDQLTVDSVDTTSAAVSWSQPPGLDQTQHHYQISYHCPGTERHITTTSSHSITLSDLQRGTQYSVTVCTVLENGKQSQLVSTTLNTVHFQWWKRPSRVAAVCVLLAVILGLLESYAEIDQLQNSLNTRTTERDQLKTRLRFYEKPCLDGWWKFGTSCYYVSSTMETGRGGQKECRAMGADDVIINSREEQIFINGFKKNVWIGALKLDGIWKWVDNTPFNTTYWMEGEPNNLNDKCVEISQTASDPLKSWKAVPCTSNYWVCEKPSTP; encoded by the exons ATGCTGATCTGCAGTCAGTGTGCAGAGACAAACCACAAAGGACATGATACCATCCTCCATGAGATAAAGAAAGCAGGAAGACAG AGTTGTGATGGCAACCAGCACGCAATGCTGTCCTCAGATGATG TACTTCCTGCTCCAGACCAGCTGACTGTTGACTCAATGGACAACACATCAGCTGCTGTTAGCTGGAGACAGCCACCAGGATTGGACCAAACCCAAAATCATTACCAGATCTCCTACCACTGTCCAGGGACAGAACCACACATCACTACCACATCTTCACACAGCATCACTCTCTCTGACCTGAAACCTGGTACTGAATACTCAGTCACTGTCTGCACTGTGCTGGAAAATGGAAAGCAAAGTCAACTGGCGTTAACAACATTCACCACAG TACTTCCTGCTCCAGACCAGCTGACTGTTGACTCAGTGGACACCACATCAGCTGCTGTTAGCTGGAGCCAGCCACCAGGATTGGACCAAACCCAACATCATTACCAGATCTCCTACCACTgtccagggacagaacgacaCATCACTACCACATCTTCACACAGCATCACTCTCTCTGACCTGCAACGTGGTACTCAGTACTCTGTCACTGTCTGCACTGTGCTGGAAAATGGAAAGCAAAGTCAACTGGTGTCAACAACCCTCAACACAG TACATTTTCAGTGGTGGAAGAGACCCTCAAGAGTTGCTGCAGTGTGTGTTCTACTGGCTGTGATTCTAGGCCTGTTGGAATCCT ATGCAGAGATTGACCAGttgcagaatagtctaaataccaggaccactgagagagaccagctaaAGACCAGACTTAGGTTCTATG AGAAACCCTGTCTGGACGGATGGTGGAAGTTTGGCACCAGCTGTTATTATGTCTCCTCCACAATGGAAACAGGCAGGGGTGGTCAGAAGGAGTGCAGAGCAATGGGTGCAGACGATGTTATTATAAACAGCAGAGAAGAACAG ATATTTATCAATGGATTTAAGAAGAATGTCTGGATTGGTGCACTTAAATTAGATGGAATCTGGAAGTGGGTTGACAACACACCATTTAACACTAC CTATTGGATGGAAGGTGAACCAAATAACTTGAATGACAAGTGTGTTGAGATCTCACAGACGGCATCAGACCCATTGAAGAGTTGGAAGGCTGTACCATGCACTTCAAATTACTGGGTGTGTGAAAAACCGTCTACACCGTAG